One Vigna unguiculata cultivar IT97K-499-35 chromosome 7, ASM411807v1, whole genome shotgun sequence genomic region harbors:
- the LOC114190597 gene encoding agamous-like MADS-box protein AGL80, with the protein MTRQKVKLAYISDLTARKSTYKKRKKGIIKKVSELTILCGISACAIISSPFEAKAEIWPDPEGAKKVIEKYLDASVIDESKNVNQESFLMQRIGRAQEQLKKLRQENEEKEKILSIFRYMQGEDLPTDIQELKQLKNLIQNTMKETKNKMDDLNSESV; encoded by the coding sequence ATGACTAGGCAGAAAGTGAAACTCGCGTATATCAGTGATTTGACGGCAAGGAAATCGACGtacaagaaaaggaagaaaggtATTATTAAGAAGGTGAGTGAACTGACGATTCTGTGTGGGATCTCAGCCTGCGCTATAATTTCAAGTCCTTTTGAAGCTAAGGCAGAGATTTGGCCAGATCCTGAGGGAGCGAAGAAAGTGATTGAGAAGTATCTGGATGCATCTGTGATTGATGAAAGCAAGAATGTGAACCAGGAGAGTTTCCTGATGCAGAGGATTGGCAGAGCCCAGGAACAGCTGAAGAAGCTGCGTCAGGAGAAtgaggagaaggagaagatcTTGTCCATCTTCAGGTACATGCAAGGTGAAGACCTCCCAACTGATATTCAAGaactcaaacaactcaaaaACCTCATTCAGAATACTATGAAGGAAACTAAAAACAAGATGGACGACCTCAATTCTGAGTCTGTGTAG